A genome region from Nitrosopumilus sp. includes the following:
- a CDS encoding cobalamin B12-binding domain-containing protein: MKQKTASRSIKILVAKLGLDGHDRGALVLCRAFRDAGMEVIYSGLFATPDRIAQIAEDEDVDAVAMSLLNGAHGTLFPRVVKALKKKGVKDVLIVGGGVIPEIDHKDLIKAGVDHVFGPGTSLPTIIDHITTGVSKLRKI; the protein is encoded by the coding sequence ATGAAGCAAAAAACTGCGTCTCGAAGTATCAAAATATTGGTTGCCAAGTTAGGTCTGGATGGTCATGATAGAGGAGCTCTTGTATTATGCAGGGCATTTAGAGATGCAGGGATGGAGGTAATCTATTCAGGACTTTTTGCCACACCAGATAGAATTGCACAGATAGCAGAAGATGAAGATGTTGATGCAGTTGCAATGAGTTTACTAAATGGAGCACATGGGACATTATTTCCAAGAGTTGTAAAGGCTCTAAAAAAGAAAGGTGTTAAAGATGTGCTTATTGTTGGAGGAGGTGTAATTCCTGAAATAGATCATAAGGATTTGATCAAAGCAGGAGTAGATCATGTGTTTGGACCGGGTACATCATTACCTACAATCATTGATCATATAACAACTGGTGTTTCTAAATTAAGAAAAATATAA
- a CDS encoding divalent cation transporter — translation MELDKKPSKTKTIVSGLIPFAFVIIMMAYIFGPGSDLLDLGVPLPEITIEMIDFVGSEVHATVRNTGPIPVEVVMADINDRIQPAAVEPDRFLERYETALVRIPFAWNEAEPYTIGITIEDGTRFEKEIEAAAPRLQLSLELIGFFALIGTYVGIIPVMIGLMWLPFIRRLSKNKYHFFMALTIGLLLFLGIDSIEEALDASAENLAASFNGVLLVATVTILSFLGLYYSGEKLIQRVKDSPYAKPVAIALMISIGIGLHNFGEGLAIGAAIGLGQVALSTFLIVGFALHNTTEGLAIASPLAKEKKSVIGKLVAMGMIAGAPAIFGAWLGGFMYSPFSAVIFLSIGAGAIFQVIIIIMKWLREENENSLSSASIVSGIAVGMLVMYLTSIFV, via the coding sequence ATGGAACTTGATAAGAAACCTTCAAAGACAAAAACAATCGTCAGTGGTCTGATTCCATTTGCATTTGTAATTATAATGATGGCCTATATCTTTGGACCTGGTTCTGATCTTCTGGATCTTGGAGTGCCATTACCTGAGATAACAATAGAGATGATTGATTTTGTAGGTTCTGAAGTACATGCAACTGTAAGAAACACGGGTCCAATCCCAGTAGAGGTTGTAATGGCTGACATCAATGACAGGATACAGCCTGCAGCAGTAGAACCTGACAGGTTTTTGGAAAGATATGAGACTGCGTTAGTAAGGATACCATTTGCATGGAACGAGGCAGAACCATACACAATAGGAATTACAATTGAGGATGGAACTAGATTTGAAAAAGAAATAGAGGCTGCAGCCCCAAGACTGCAACTTAGTTTAGAGTTAATAGGGTTTTTTGCATTAATTGGAACTTATGTTGGAATTATTCCTGTAATGATTGGGCTGATGTGGCTACCATTTATCAGGAGATTAAGTAAAAACAAATATCATTTCTTTATGGCATTAACAATAGGTCTTTTGCTGTTTTTGGGAATTGATTCAATAGAAGAGGCTCTAGATGCATCCGCAGAAAATCTTGCAGCTAGTTTTAATGGCGTTTTGTTAGTTGCAACAGTGACAATACTATCTTTTCTTGGATTGTATTATTCTGGTGAAAAACTAATTCAAAGAGTAAAAGATTCTCCCTATGCAAAACCCGTGGCCATTGCACTTATGATTTCAATAGGTATCGGATTGCATAATTTTGGGGAAGGCCTAGCAATTGGAGCTGCAATAGGTCTTGGACAAGTAGCATTGAGTACTTTTCTTATTGTAGGATTTGCATTGCACAACACCACTGAAGGTCTTGCCATTGCATCACCACTAGCTAAAGAAAAAAAGTCAGTTATTGGAAAACTTGTTGCAATGGGTATGATAGCTGGTGCACCTGCAATTTTTGGCGCATGGCTTGGAGGATTCATGTATTCTCCATTCTCTGCAGTTATCTTTTTATCTATTGGGGCTGGTGCCATATTTCAAGTCATCATCATCATAATGAAATGGCTTAGGGAAGAAAATGAGAATAGTCTTTCAAGTGCGTCAATAGTTTCAGGAATTGCAGTAGGTATGCTCGTAATGTATCTGACAAGTATATTTGTCTAA
- the tfb gene encoding transcription initiation factor IIB (stabilizes TBP binding to an archaeal box-A promoter; responsible for recruiting RNA polymerase II to the pre-initiation complex) → MDSFNQNSNCLRCGKNSILVDEVTGEQFCGKCGYVITEKSQESGPEWRSFQKDGGADPARTGAPSSLMIHDMGLSTVINPLNKDASGKPLSTSMKSTIERLRTWDSRSQVHAPVDRNLRQALSDLNKLKDKVSVPANVLEKAAYIYRKALEKKLVRGRSISAMIAASLYAACRDTETPRTLKDVSDAANVKRKDIARCYRLLHHELELKMPVVDSIQCIARISSKLEISEKTKRYAVKVLKDAQERKESAGKDPMGLAATALYLSCVKNGVSITQRDLAEAAGVTEVTIRNRYKGLKAEQSPNL, encoded by the coding sequence ATGGATTCTTTTAACCAAAACTCTAATTGTCTGCGTTGTGGAAAAAACTCTATTCTCGTTGATGAAGTAACAGGTGAACAATTTTGTGGAAAGTGTGGGTATGTAATTACTGAAAAATCACAAGAATCAGGACCTGAATGGAGATCATTTCAAAAAGATGGCGGAGCAGATCCTGCAAGAACTGGTGCCCCTTCATCTCTGATGATACATGATATGGGATTATCCACTGTAATTAATCCTCTAAACAAAGATGCTTCAGGAAAACCACTTTCAACTTCGATGAAAAGTACTATTGAGAGACTGCGAACTTGGGATAGTAGAAGTCAGGTACATGCACCTGTTGATAGAAATCTAAGACAAGCACTTAGTGATTTGAATAAATTAAAAGACAAAGTATCGGTTCCTGCAAATGTGTTGGAAAAAGCAGCTTACATTTATAGAAAAGCATTGGAAAAAAAATTAGTTCGTGGAAGATCTATCTCTGCAATGATTGCTGCATCTCTATACGCTGCATGTCGAGACACAGAAACTCCTAGAACACTAAAAGACGTTTCTGATGCTGCTAATGTTAAAAGAAAAGACATTGCACGATGCTATCGATTATTACACCATGAATTAGAATTAAAGATGCCTGTTGTCGATTCAATTCAATGTATTGCAAGAATTTCAAGCAAACTTGAAATTTCTGAGAAAACAAAAAGATATGCAGTCAAGGTACTCAAAGATGCACAGGAACGTAAAGAGTCTGCTGGCAAAGATCCTATGGGGTTAGCTGCAACTGCTCTGTATTTGTCATGTGTAAAAAATGGTGTATCAATCACACAACGGGATCTTGCAGAAGCTGCAGGTGTTACAGAGGTCACTATAAGAAATAGATACAAGGGATTAAAGGCAGAGCAATCCCCTAATCTTTAA
- a CDS encoding ArsR family transcriptional regulator, producing MQILNQLKIEELESKESFLEVLSDKYCRLILEAIMTSPKSAIEVSREKSIPLSTVYRRIQLLHDSKMIRTSGVITEEGKRLFLYKSKIKEINTSFHDGKIDVNIVFNKN from the coding sequence ATGCAAATCTTAAATCAATTAAAAATCGAAGAATTAGAAAGTAAAGAATCTTTTCTTGAAGTACTTTCTGATAAGTATTGTCGCCTTATTTTAGAGGCAATAATGACTTCACCAAAATCTGCAATTGAAGTATCTCGCGAAAAATCTATCCCTTTGAGTACTGTGTATAGAAGAATTCAACTACTACATGATTCAAAGATGATTCGAACTTCTGGGGTCATCACAGAAGAGGGTAAGAGACTCTTTTTGTACAAAAGTAAAATCAAAGAAATCAATACTAGTTTTCATGATGGAAAAATTGATGTGAATATAGTTTTCAACAAAAACTAA
- the ilvC gene encoding ketol-acid reductoisomerase, which produces MCVKVMAKTWKDNEISLDSIKNQTIAVIGYGIQGDAQANNMKDSGLNVIIGLKKGGNSWKKAESDGHKVMSVADATKQADIVHILIPDMIQGQVYKDEIGPNLSEGKALSFSHAAAIYWKWIEAPNNVDLIMIAPKGPGSKVRETYLDNFGTPAIVAVEQDFTGKAWDRTLGIAKAIGSARAGLIKTAFKEEVETDWFGEQADLCGGAASMVTNAFETLVEAGYQPEIAYFEVLHELKLIVDMIQRYGINGMWRRVSETARYGGLTRGPMVMDSTNKENMKKVLTMIQDGTFNNEWISEYQKNGKDAFDKYMKEYDAHQIEKVGKQMRKMMWPDSTE; this is translated from the coding sequence ATTTGTGTTAAAGTCATGGCAAAAACGTGGAAAGATAACGAAATAAGTCTTGACTCAATAAAAAATCAAACAATTGCTGTAATCGGTTATGGAATCCAAGGTGACGCACAGGCTAACAACATGAAAGACTCTGGTCTTAATGTTATAATTGGTCTTAAGAAAGGCGGTAACAGCTGGAAAAAGGCAGAATCTGACGGTCACAAAGTAATGTCTGTAGCCGATGCTACAAAACAAGCAGACATTGTTCATATATTGATTCCAGACATGATTCAAGGTCAAGTATACAAAGACGAAATCGGACCCAATCTTTCTGAAGGAAAAGCATTGTCATTTTCTCATGCAGCTGCAATCTATTGGAAATGGATTGAAGCCCCAAACAATGTTGATCTTATTATGATTGCACCAAAAGGACCTGGCTCCAAAGTTCGAGAAACATATCTTGATAATTTTGGCACTCCTGCAATTGTTGCAGTGGAACAAGACTTTACAGGAAAAGCTTGGGATCGAACATTGGGAATTGCAAAAGCAATAGGTAGTGCTAGAGCTGGATTGATCAAAACTGCTTTCAAAGAAGAAGTAGAAACTGATTGGTTTGGTGAGCAGGCTGACCTTTGTGGTGGTGCAGCATCTATGGTTACAAATGCATTTGAAACTCTAGTTGAAGCAGGATATCAACCAGAGATTGCATACTTTGAAGTTTTACATGAACTCAAACTCATTGTAGATATGATTCAGAGATATGGAATTAATGGAATGTGGAGACGTGTAAGTGAAACTGCCCGATATGGTGGATTAACTCGTGGACCGATGGTAATGGATTCTACAAATAAAGAGAACATGAAAAAAGTTCTTACCATGATTCAAGATGGCACGTTCAATAATGAGTGGATTTCTGAATATCAGAAAAACGGTAAGGATGCCTTTGATAAATACATGAAAGAATATGATGCTCATCAAATTGAAAAAGTTGGTAAACAAATGCGTAAAATGATGTGGCCTGATTCCACAGAATAA